The following are encoded together in the bacterium genome:
- a CDS encoding SagB family peptide dehydrogenase: MTSIAEYHERSKHSPASVRASRHTLDWAIQPLPFKIYEDAPALPLPRDLGASARPALSALAAPGGGEVATPDLRHLARLLHLSAGITRRRTYPGGQVMDFRAAACTGALYHIDVYVACGALPGLAAGVYQFGPHDGALHQLRRGDFRAVLAEASGGEPAVAAAPALLVCASTFWRNAWKYQARTYRHCFWDAGTLLANLLAVAAADGVPARVVVGFADAAVNALLGLDGAREVALSLVALGRGAPPPPAPAVPTLRLATRPLSAREVDYPLIRAAHAATSLADATAVRAWRTRLAALAPRPAAAGMGEPVPLPAPAPAPARPIDEVIRRRGSARRFARAPIAFDALAAMLRAASGGIPFDDGSDGMALVEPHLIVHAVTDLPPGTYAFDRRAPALTPLSRGDLRAVAGHLDLGQALAAEAAVNVYCLADLPRLLDAGDRSYRAAALAAAIAGGKLYLATYALGLGATGLTFFDDDVIELFSPHAAGKAVMFLVAAGPPAPRL, from the coding sequence ATGACGAGCATCGCCGAGTACCACGAGCGCAGCAAGCATTCGCCGGCCAGCGTGCGCGCCAGTCGCCACACGCTCGACTGGGCGATCCAGCCGCTGCCGTTCAAGATCTACGAGGACGCGCCGGCGCTGCCCCTGCCGCGCGACCTCGGCGCGTCGGCGCGGCCGGCGCTGTCGGCGCTCGCCGCGCCGGGCGGCGGCGAGGTCGCGACGCCCGACCTGCGGCACCTGGCGCGGCTGCTGCACCTGAGCGCCGGCATCACCCGGCGCCGGACGTATCCCGGCGGCCAGGTGATGGACTTCCGCGCCGCCGCCTGCACCGGCGCGCTCTACCACATCGACGTCTACGTGGCGTGCGGCGCGCTGCCCGGCCTGGCGGCGGGCGTCTACCAGTTCGGGCCGCATGACGGCGCGCTGCACCAGTTGCGCCGCGGCGATTTCCGCGCCGTGCTCGCCGAGGCGAGCGGCGGCGAGCCGGCGGTCGCCGCCGCGCCGGCGCTCCTGGTCTGCGCGTCGACCTTCTGGCGCAACGCCTGGAAGTATCAGGCGCGCACCTATCGGCACTGCTTCTGGGACGCCGGCACGCTGCTCGCGAACCTGCTGGCGGTGGCGGCGGCCGACGGCGTGCCGGCGCGGGTGGTGGTCGGCTTCGCCGATGCGGCGGTGAACGCGCTGCTCGGGCTCGACGGCGCGCGCGAGGTCGCGTTGTCGCTGGTGGCCCTCGGCCGCGGCGCGCCGCCGCCGCCGGCGCCGGCGGTTCCGACGCTGCGCCTGGCGACCCGACCGCTGTCGGCGCGCGAGGTCGACTATCCGCTGATCCGCGCCGCGCACGCGGCGACCTCACTCGCCGACGCCACCGCGGTGCGCGCCTGGCGGACGCGTCTGGCGGCCCTCGCGCCGCGCCCGGCGGCGGCCGGCATGGGCGAGCCGGTTCCCCTCCCGGCACCAGCTCCGGCGCCGGCGCGCCCGATCGACGAGGTGATCCGCCGTCGCGGCTCGGCGCGACGCTTCGCCCGCGCCCCGATCGCCTTCGACGCCCTGGCGGCGATGCTGCGCGCCGCCAGCGGCGGCATCCCGTTCGACGACGGCAGCGACGGCATGGCGCTGGTCGAGCCGCACCTGATCGTCCATGCGGTCACCGACCTGCCGCCCGGTACGTACGCCTTCGACCGCCGGGCGCCGGCGCTGACGCCGCTGTCGCGTGGCGATCTCCGCGCCGTCGCCGGTCATCTCGACCTCGGCCAGGCGCTGGCCGCCGAGGCGGCGGTGAACGTCTACTGTCTCGCCGACCTGCCGCGCCTGCTCGACGCCGGCGACCGCAGCTATCGCGCCGCGGCCCTCGCCGCGGCGATCGCCGGCGGCAAGCTCTATCTCGCCACCTACGCCCTCGGCCTCGGCGCCACCGGCCTGACCTTCTTCGATGACGACGTCATCGAGCTCTTCTCGCCGCACGCCGCCGGCAAGGCCGTCATGTTCCTGGTCGCCGCCGGCCCCCCCGCGCCGCGCCTCTGA
- a CDS encoding efflux transporter outer membrane subunit, which produces MSRLPSATAGAALAVLLLGGCTVGPDYHPPEPAMPEGWEELSSGVTQQPADLSRWWTLLGDPTLDGLVTEALHGNLTLREAVARVDESRARYRIARAALFPQLDSTSTVTGNLASENGPAFSGDTTDAPQVPNPPTPQVYAEYTIGLAASWELDVFGRVRRSVESANALAQASEDDLRDVLVIVCADVAQSYVTLRTIQQRLSVAHQNLASQEEIFRLTRTRFELGLASGLDVAQATQVLASTRTLIPPLELAMTIELNRLGVLLGEQPGALRSRLADSAPIPHPPERFGVGLPVNLLRQRPDIRRAERQLAAATARIGVAVGDLYPRFVLLGTFAFDSTQVANLIEGPSRSFTVGPAMVWNVFDAGRLRAQLNAEEALTAQVLARYEQQLLIALQEVENALAAYGQTREERGAVADAVAASSEALDLSILLYKDGAVDFQNVLDAQRTLLDLEERLAITDGNVARSVVQLYLALGGGWDPDAGTAPPAQQVAAASAAPTEAAR; this is translated from the coding sequence ATGTCCCGCTTGCCCTCCGCCACCGCCGGCGCCGCGCTGGCCGTCCTGCTCCTCGGCGGTTGCACCGTCGGCCCCGACTACCACCCGCCCGAGCCGGCGATGCCGGAGGGGTGGGAGGAGCTGTCGAGCGGCGTCACGCAGCAGCCGGCCGACCTCTCGCGCTGGTGGACGCTGCTCGGCGATCCGACCCTCGACGGGTTGGTGACCGAGGCGCTGCACGGCAACCTCACGCTGCGCGAGGCGGTGGCGCGGGTCGACGAATCGCGCGCCCGCTACCGCATCGCCCGCGCGGCGCTGTTCCCGCAGCTCGACAGCACCTCGACCGTGACCGGCAATCTGGCGAGCGAGAACGGCCCGGCGTTCAGCGGCGACACCACCGACGCGCCGCAGGTGCCGAACCCGCCCACGCCGCAGGTCTACGCCGAGTACACCATCGGCCTCGCCGCCAGTTGGGAGCTCGACGTCTTCGGACGGGTCCGGCGCTCGGTCGAATCGGCGAACGCGCTCGCGCAGGCGAGCGAGGACGATCTGCGCGACGTGCTGGTGATCGTCTGCGCCGACGTCGCGCAGTCGTACGTGACGCTGCGCACCATCCAGCAACGCCTGTCGGTGGCGCACCAGAACCTCGCCTCGCAGGAGGAGATCTTCCGCCTGACCCGGACCCGCTTCGAGCTCGGCCTGGCCTCCGGCCTCGACGTCGCGCAGGCGACGCAGGTGCTGGCGAGCACGCGGACGCTGATCCCGCCGCTCGAGCTGGCGATGACCATCGAGCTCAACCGGCTCGGCGTCCTGCTCGGCGAGCAGCCGGGGGCGTTGCGCAGCCGCCTCGCCGACAGCGCGCCGATCCCGCATCCGCCGGAGCGCTTCGGCGTCGGCCTGCCGGTCAACCTGCTGCGCCAGCGGCCCGACATCCGCCGCGCCGAGCGCCAACTCGCGGCGGCGACGGCGCGCATCGGCGTCGCCGTCGGCGACCTCTATCCGCGCTTCGTCCTGCTCGGCACCTTCGCCTTCGACTCGACCCAGGTCGCCAATCTCATCGAGGGACCGAGCCGCAGCTTCACCGTCGGCCCGGCGATGGTCTGGAACGTGTTCGACGCCGGCCGGCTGCGCGCCCAGCTCAACGCCGAGGAAGCGCTCACGGCGCAGGTCCTGGCGCGCTACGAGCAGCAACTGCTGATCGCGCTCCAGGAGGTGGAGAACGCGCTCGCCGCCTACGGCCAGACGCGCGAGGAGCGCGGCGCCGTCGCCGACGCGGTGGCGGCCTCGAGCGAGGCGCTGGACCTCTCGATCCTGTTGTACAAGGACGGCGCCGTGGACTTCCAGAACGTGCTCGACGCGCAGCGCACGCTGCTCGACCTCGAGGAGCGCCTGGCGATCACCGACGGCAACGTGGCGCGCAGCGTCGTCCAGCTCTACCTGGCGCTCGGCGGCGGCTGGGATCCCGACGCGGGAACGGCGCCGCCAGCGCAACAGGTCGCCGCCGCGTCGGCGGCGCCAACGGAGGCGGCGCGGTGA
- a CDS encoding FAD-dependent oxidoreductase, protein MSHPSPTRMVETRGEQMFPRLSDAQLLDLLPFGDHRTYAAGEILFAEGERHVPMFVVLSGAVDIVRHGRDGSEVPIVTHLPGQFTGEVGVLAGRGAIASGRAREPSRVLVIAEAKLHELVVNRAELSELIMRAFILRRVALIDQPDAGLTLIGSRRAPDTHALRQFLERNGQPHVYLDLDDDADTAAVMDLHGVTVDELPVAITIGGQVLRRPGIRELADAIALTPDRLDGRTVDVVVIGAGPAGLAAAVYAASEGLSVVVVDAKAPGGQAGSSSKIENYFGFPTGISGQALAGRGFVQAQKFGAEVAIPRRAVDFECGHRRRTVVILDGGERLTARAVVLATGARYRKLDTVDNLERFEGRGVYYAASMMEATLCSGEEAIVVGGGNSAGQAAVFLAAHAKHVHVLVRATGLAASMSDYLIRRIATTSRITLHTETEITELLGDRVLEGVVWTSRATGARAPRPIRHVFLFCGAEPHTTWLRDCVALDDKHFILTGDDIGAEALRAAAWPLARPPMRLETSHPGVFAVGDVRSGSVKRVAAAVGEGSTAVQLLHAYLAEQAGEAP, encoded by the coding sequence ATGAGCCATCCCTCCCCCACCCGCATGGTCGAGACGCGCGGCGAACAGATGTTCCCGCGTCTCAGCGACGCCCAGCTTCTGGACCTGCTGCCGTTCGGCGACCACCGCACCTACGCCGCCGGCGAGATCCTGTTCGCCGAGGGCGAGCGGCACGTGCCGATGTTCGTGGTGCTGTCGGGCGCCGTCGACATCGTGCGCCACGGCCGCGACGGCAGCGAGGTGCCGATCGTCACCCACCTGCCGGGGCAGTTCACCGGCGAGGTCGGCGTGCTCGCCGGCCGCGGCGCCATCGCCAGCGGGCGGGCGCGCGAGCCGAGCCGCGTGCTGGTGATCGCCGAGGCGAAGCTGCACGAGCTGGTGGTCAACCGCGCCGAGCTGAGCGAGCTGATCATGCGCGCCTTCATCCTGCGCCGCGTCGCCCTGATCGACCAGCCGGACGCCGGCCTGACGCTGATCGGCTCGCGCCGCGCCCCCGACACCCACGCCCTGCGCCAGTTCCTGGAACGCAACGGCCAGCCGCACGTCTACCTCGACCTCGACGACGATGCCGACACGGCGGCGGTGATGGACCTGCACGGGGTCACCGTCGACGAGCTGCCGGTGGCGATCACCATCGGCGGCCAGGTGCTGCGGCGCCCCGGCATTCGCGAGCTCGCCGACGCCATCGCCCTCACCCCCGATCGCCTCGACGGCCGGACCGTCGACGTCGTCGTCATCGGTGCCGGTCCCGCGGGGCTCGCGGCCGCGGTCTACGCCGCGTCGGAGGGCCTGTCGGTGGTGGTGGTCGACGCCAAGGCGCCCGGCGGCCAGGCCGGCTCCAGCTCGAAGATCGAGAACTACTTCGGCTTCCCCACCGGCATCTCCGGCCAGGCGCTGGCCGGCCGCGGCTTCGTCCAGGCGCAGAAGTTCGGCGCCGAGGTGGCGATCCCGCGCCGCGCGGTCGATTTCGAGTGCGGGCACCGGCGCCGCACCGTGGTCATCCTCGACGGCGGCGAGCGGCTCACCGCGCGCGCCGTCGTGCTCGCCACCGGCGCCCGCTACCGCAAGCTCGACACGGTCGACAACCTCGAGCGCTTCGAGGGCCGCGGCGTCTACTACGCGGCGTCCATGATGGAGGCGACGCTGTGCAGCGGCGAGGAGGCGATCGTCGTCGGCGGCGGCAACTCCGCCGGCCAGGCCGCCGTCTTCCTCGCCGCGCACGCCAAGCACGTGCACGTGCTGGTGCGCGCCACCGGGCTGGCGGCGAGCATGTCCGACTACCTGATCCGCCGCATCGCCACGACCAGCCGGATCACCCTGCACACCGAGACCGAGATCACCGAGCTGCTCGGCGACCGCGTGCTCGAGGGCGTCGTGTGGACCAGCCGCGCCACCGGCGCGCGGGCGCCGCGGCCCATCCGCCACGTCTTCCTCTTCTGTGGCGCCGAGCCGCACACCACCTGGCTGCGCGACTGCGTCGCGCTCGACGACAAGCACTTCATCCTCACCGGCGACGACATCGGCGCCGAGGCGCTGCGCGCCGCCGCCTGGCCGCTGGCGCGGCCGCCGATGCGGCTCGAGACCAGCCACCCCGGCGTGTTCGCGGTCGGCGACGTGCGCAGCGGCTCGGTGAAACGCGTCGCCGCCGCCGTCGGCGAGGGCTCGACGGCCGTGCAACTCCTGCACGCCTACCTCGCCGAGCAGGCGGGGGAGGCGCCGTGA
- a CDS encoding M28 family peptidase, whose product MMEWIATIVAQGLRRPAYPADRWVESWAAERLRQLGVADVRLEPLALPYWAPRRAELRFAGESFTGFPLPHAAGGDIEAALVREGGELAGGIAVSELALLRMPQSGFRLLATAAYDPDADFDTLEQVLPFGARFREVMDPAIAAGAVGFVGLLTGFPWETRDYYVPYDAIARPIPGLWLSAGDGRRLLAGLGDAAPRARLTVEVDRHPATSHNVVGTLPGASDEWVIIASHHDAPWASAVEDASGVAMVLAQAAYWAAQPRAARPHNLLFLLSAGHMAEAAGTRAFIARHAGLLPRVVLQVHLEHAARRCLPVDGALVPTDEPEVRWWFTSRNPRLEAAVGAALRAHDLRRSLVLRPDVFGPMPTTDGAYFHPAGVPLVHFLTAPMYLFDSCDTLDKIHVASLEPVGRAVTEIIDATAGVSAAAMRAGIVT is encoded by the coding sequence ATGATGGAGTGGATCGCCACCATCGTGGCGCAGGGGCTGCGCCGGCCGGCGTATCCCGCCGATCGTTGGGTGGAATCGTGGGCGGCGGAACGACTGCGCCAGCTCGGCGTCGCCGACGTCCGTCTCGAGCCGCTCGCGTTGCCGTACTGGGCGCCGCGGCGGGCCGAGCTGCGATTCGCCGGCGAGTCGTTCACCGGCTTTCCCCTGCCGCACGCCGCCGGCGGCGACATCGAGGCCGCGCTGGTGCGCGAGGGGGGCGAGCTCGCCGGCGGCATCGCCGTGTCCGAGCTCGCCCTGCTGCGGATGCCGCAGAGCGGCTTCCGCCTGCTCGCCACCGCCGCCTACGATCCCGACGCCGATTTCGACACCCTGGAGCAGGTGCTGCCGTTCGGCGCCCGATTCCGCGAGGTGATGGATCCCGCCATCGCGGCCGGCGCGGTCGGCTTCGTCGGCCTGCTCACCGGCTTTCCCTGGGAAACGCGCGACTACTACGTGCCGTACGATGCGATCGCCCGTCCGATCCCCGGCCTGTGGCTGTCGGCCGGCGACGGACGCCGGCTGCTGGCTGGTCTCGGCGACGCCGCGCCGCGGGCGCGTCTGACGGTCGAGGTCGACCGCCACCCGGCCACCTCGCACAATGTCGTCGGCACGCTGCCCGGCGCCTCGGACGAGTGGGTGATCATCGCCTCGCACCACGACGCCCCGTGGGCGTCGGCGGTCGAGGACGCCTCGGGCGTCGCCATGGTGCTGGCGCAGGCGGCGTACTGGGCGGCGCAGCCGCGCGCCGCGCGGCCGCACAACCTCCTCTTCCTGCTCAGCGCCGGCCACATGGCCGAGGCGGCCGGCACGCGCGCCTTCATCGCCCGGCATGCCGGGCTGTTGCCGCGCGTCGTGCTCCAGGTGCATCTCGAGCACGCGGCGCGCCGCTGCCTGCCGGTGGACGGCGCGCTGGTGCCGACCGACGAGCCGGAGGTGCGGTGGTGGTTCACCAGCCGCAATCCGCGGCTCGAGGCGGCGGTCGGCGCCGCGTTGCGGGCGCACGACCTGCGCCGCTCGCTCGTCCTGCGGCCGGACGTCTTCGGGCCGATGCCGACCACCGACGGCGCCTATTTCCATCCCGCCGGCGTGCCGCTCGTGCATTTTCTCACCGCGCCGATGTATCTGTTCGACTCGTGCGACACGCTCGACAAGATCCACGTCGCCAGCCTCGAGCCGGTGGGGCGCGCGGTGACCGAGATCATCGACGCGACCGCGGGCGTGTCGGCGGCGGCGATGCGCGCCGGGATCGTCACCTGA